The following are from one region of the Aquipuribacter nitratireducens genome:
- the nusG gene encoding transcription termination/antitermination protein NusG, with product MSDQPDVERDAPGPVDPFAAPAAETTDADGTADVDLADDTAEQDVLGDELVDASDDASDDASDEETVEEPVAADDDDVADPVEELRSELRRVPGDWYVVHSYAGYENRVKSNLEARITSLNMEDYIHQVEVPMEEVTEIKNGQKKQVRRVRIPSYVLVRMDLTDESWGAVRHTPGVTGFLGSAHHPVPLTIDEVVGMLAPTVAQPAAAGAGAGGGKAAGQAATATVDYEVGESVTVMDGPFQTLPATISEINVDSQKLKVLVSIFGRETPVELSFNQVAKL from the coding sequence ATGTCCGACCAGCCCGACGTCGAGCGCGACGCCCCGGGTCCCGTCGACCCCTTCGCCGCCCCCGCGGCCGAGACCACCGACGCGGACGGCACGGCCGACGTGGACCTGGCCGACGACACCGCCGAGCAGGACGTGCTCGGGGACGAGCTCGTCGACGCCTCGGACGACGCCTCGGACGACGCCTCGGACGAGGAGACCGTCGAGGAGCCCGTCGCCGCCGACGACGACGACGTCGCCGACCCGGTCGAGGAGCTGCGCTCCGAGCTCCGCCGCGTGCCCGGTGACTGGTACGTCGTCCACAGCTACGCGGGCTACGAGAACCGCGTGAAGAGCAACCTCGAGGCGCGGATCACCTCGCTCAACATGGAGGACTACATCCACCAGGTGGAGGTCCCCATGGAGGAGGTGACCGAGATCAAGAACGGGCAGAAGAAGCAGGTCCGCCGCGTGCGGATCCCGTCCTACGTCCTCGTGCGGATGGACCTCACCGACGAGTCGTGGGGCGCCGTCCGGCACACGCCGGGCGTCACCGGCTTCCTCGGCTCGGCGCACCACCCGGTCCCGCTCACCATCGACGAGGTCGTCGGCATGCTCGCCCCGACGGTCGCCCAGCCCGCCGCGGCCGGTGCCGGCGCGGGCGGCGGCAAGGCCGCCGGCCAGGCGGCGACCGCAACGGTCGACTACGAGGTCGGCGAGTCCGTCACGGTCATGGACGGCCCGTTCCAGACCCTCCCGGCGACGATCTCCGAGATCAACGTCGACTCCCAGAAGCTCAAGGTGCTCGTGTCGATCTTCGGTCGCGAGACCCCCGTCGAGCTGTCGTTCAACCAGGTCGCCAAGCTCTGA
- the secE gene encoding preprotein translocase subunit SecE, translating to MTDTREGKTSPTDERPRGGFVLFLRQVVAELRKVVRPTRDELIAYTSVVLVFVIAVMIYVGLLDFGFGRLVLWAFGG from the coding sequence GTGACGGACACCCGCGAGGGGAAGACGAGCCCGACGGACGAGCGTCCCCGCGGGGGCTTCGTGCTCTTCCTGCGTCAGGTCGTCGCCGAGCTGCGCAAGGTCGTCCGGCCCACGCGCGACGAGCTCATCGCCTACACCAGCGTCGTCCTCGTCTTCGTCATCGCCGTCATGATCTACGTCGGGCTGCTCGACTTCGGGTTCGGGCGGCTCGTGCTGTGGGCCTTCGGCGGCTGA
- the rplJ gene encoding 50S ribosomal protein L10 → MPTQEKADAVAELADLFRASNAAVLTEYRGLTVSQLTALRRALGANATYAVVKNTLTKIAAEKAGFEGLDADALKGPTAIAFVTGDPVEAAKGLRDFGKDAPALVIKGGVLEGRAIDADGLRKLADLEPREVLLAKLAGAMKAPLSKAVYMANAPLAQAARAVDALRAKREQEGDAAA, encoded by the coding sequence ATGCCCACCCAGGAGAAGGCCGACGCGGTCGCCGAGCTCGCGGACCTGTTCCGTGCCTCGAACGCCGCCGTCCTCACCGAGTACCGCGGGCTCACCGTCTCCCAGCTGACCGCCCTGCGTCGCGCCCTCGGCGCGAACGCGACCTACGCCGTCGTGAAGAACACCCTCACGAAGATCGCCGCCGAGAAGGCGGGCTTCGAGGGCCTCGACGCCGACGCGCTCAAGGGCCCCACGGCCATCGCCTTCGTCACCGGTGACCCGGTCGAGGCGGCCAAGGGCCTGCGCGACTTCGGCAAGGACGCTCCCGCCCTCGTCATCAAGGGCGGCGTCCTCGAGGGCCGTGCGATCGACGCCGACGGGCTCCGGAAGCTGGCCGACCTCGAGCCGCGCGAGGTGCTCCTCGCCAAGCTCGCCGGCGCCATGAAGGCCCCGCTCTCCAAGGCGGTCTACATGGCCAACGCCCCGCTCGCCCAGGCCGCCCGTGCGGTCGACGCGCTGCGGGCCAAGCGCGAGCAGGAGGGCGACGCGGCCGCCTGA
- a CDS encoding ABC transporter permease, whose protein sequence is MSTLAVGAARTRVELLQFFRERDAVIFNLLFPVILLVIFGSVFDAELPGGVPFTQYFVAGIAAAGVLLTSFQAMAIELCIERDNGTLKRLRTTPMPPVAFFLGKIGQVLATTALQLVLLLTVAVLFFDVTLPSGADLWARFAWIVVLGTAAGTVLGIAFSSVPPNARSASAVVTPPMIVLQFISGVYFVVSDLPDWMLDVASLFPLKWMAQGMRSVFLDDTGWLQVEPSGSWQTTETAVVLVVWLVAGLVLARLTFRWLPRRHG, encoded by the coding sequence ATGAGCACGCTCGCCGTCGGCGCCGCCCGCACCCGCGTGGAGCTCCTGCAGTTCTTCCGCGAGCGCGACGCCGTCATCTTCAACCTGCTGTTCCCCGTCATCCTCCTCGTCATCTTCGGCAGCGTCTTCGACGCCGAGCTGCCGGGCGGGGTGCCCTTCACGCAGTACTTCGTCGCCGGCATCGCTGCGGCCGGGGTCCTGCTCACGAGCTTCCAGGCGATGGCGATCGAGCTGTGCATCGAGCGCGACAACGGCACGCTCAAGCGACTCCGCACCACACCCATGCCGCCCGTCGCCTTCTTCCTCGGGAAGATCGGCCAGGTCCTCGCGACGACCGCGCTGCAGCTGGTCCTCCTGCTCACCGTCGCCGTGCTCTTCTTCGACGTCACGCTGCCGAGCGGCGCGGACCTGTGGGCGCGCTTCGCGTGGATCGTCGTGCTCGGCACCGCCGCGGGCACGGTCCTCGGCATCGCGTTCAGCTCCGTGCCGCCGAACGCCCGCTCCGCGAGCGCGGTGGTCACACCACCGATGATCGTCCTGCAGTTCATCAGCGGCGTGTACTTCGTCGTCAGCGACCTGCCCGACTGGATGCTCGACGTCGCGTCGCTGTTCCCGCTCAAGTGGATGGCGCAGGGCATGCGCTCGGTGTTCCTCGATGACACGGGCTGGCTGCAGGTGGAACCCTCGGGGTCGTGGCAGACGACCGAGACGGCGGTCGTGCTCGTCGTGTGGCTCGTCGCCGGGCTCGTGCTGGCCCGGCTGACGTTCCGGTGGCTGCCGCGGCGCCACGGGTGA
- the rpoB gene encoding DNA-directed RNA polymerase subunit beta — protein sequence MVASRTAPAPRVQPVPVNPRPSFAKIREPLEVPDLLALQTESFDWLLGNESWRARCAELGEEPGLSGLAEIFEEISPIEDFSETMSLSFRDHRFEPPKYSVEECRDKDMTYAAPLFVTAEFMNMTTGEIKSQTVFMGDFPLMTDRGTFVINGTERVVVSQLVRSPGAYFERVRDKTSDKDVYTAKLIPSRGAWLEFEIDKRDAVGVRVDRKRKQSVTVFLKALGMTEQEIREEFAGFDSMLGTLDKDTTADSDAALLDLYRKLRPGEPPTREAAQTLLDNLYFNPKRYDLAKVGRYKLNRKLGVDKALKDSVLSLDDIVATLKFLVTLHHNENAQLTGGEQRSLHGSRDGEQVDLRVEVDDIDHFGNRRLRSVGELIQNQVRTGLSRMERVVRERMTTSDVEAITPQSLINIRPVVAAIKEFFGTSQLSQFMDQNNPLAGLTHKRRLSALGPGGLSRDRAGFEVRDVHPSHYGRMCPIETPEGPNIGLIGSLATYARINSFGFVETPYRRVTDGTVTDHVDYLTADEEDNFVVAQANAPLDEENRFAEDRVLVRTRGGEVDYVHGDEVDYMDVSARQISSVATAMIPFLEHDDSNRALMGSNMQRQAVPLVRAEAPYVGTGMELRAAVDGGDVVVADAPGVVQEVAADAVTIQQDDGVTRTYRVHKFRRSNQGTSYNQRVLVDAGQRVEAGSILADGPSTDGGEMALGRNLLVAFMPWEGLNYEDAIILSQRLVQDDVLSSIHIEEHEVDARDTKLGPEEITRDIPNVGEEVLADLDERGIIRIGAEVVPGDILVGKVTPKGETELTPEERLLRAIFGEKAREVRDTSLKVPHGETGTVIGVRLFDRDEGDELPPGVNQLVRVYVAQKRKITDGDKLAGRHGNKGVISKILPVEDMPFLEDGTPVDVVLNPLGVPGRMNIGQILELHLGWIASQGWKIEGTPEWAGRLPDTVNEAPPGTKVASPVFDGATEDEVTGLLTATLPNRDGDRLVDADGKARLLDGRSGEPFPDPVSVGYMYILKLHHLVDDKIHARSTGPYSMITQQPLGGKAQFGGQRFGEMEVWALEAYGASYALQELLTIKSDDVLGRVKVYEAIVKGDNIPEPGIPESFKVLIKEMQSLCLNVEVLSSDGTSIEMRDSDDDVFRAAEELGIDLSRREPSSVEEV from the coding sequence TTGGTCGCCTCGCGCACCGCGCCCGCTCCCCGTGTTCAGCCCGTCCCGGTGAACCCCCGCCCCTCCTTCGCCAAGATCCGTGAACCGCTCGAGGTCCCCGACCTCCTCGCGCTCCAGACCGAGAGCTTCGACTGGCTCCTCGGCAACGAGAGCTGGCGCGCCCGCTGCGCCGAGCTCGGCGAGGAGCCCGGTCTCTCCGGCCTCGCGGAGATCTTCGAGGAGATCAGCCCCATCGAGGACTTCTCGGAGACGATGTCCCTGTCGTTCAGGGACCACCGCTTCGAGCCCCCCAAGTACTCCGTCGAGGAGTGCCGCGACAAGGACATGACGTACGCGGCGCCGCTCTTCGTCACCGCCGAGTTCATGAACATGACGACCGGCGAGATCAAGAGCCAGACGGTCTTCATGGGCGACTTCCCGCTCATGACCGACCGCGGCACGTTCGTCATCAACGGCACCGAGCGCGTCGTCGTCTCCCAGCTCGTCCGCTCGCCCGGCGCGTACTTCGAGCGCGTCCGCGACAAGACGAGCGACAAGGACGTCTACACCGCCAAGCTCATCCCGAGCCGCGGTGCGTGGCTGGAGTTCGAGATCGACAAGCGCGACGCCGTCGGCGTGCGCGTCGACCGCAAGCGCAAGCAGTCGGTCACGGTCTTCCTCAAGGCCCTCGGCATGACCGAGCAGGAGATCCGCGAGGAGTTCGCCGGCTTCGACTCGATGCTCGGCACGCTCGACAAGGACACGACGGCCGACTCCGACGCCGCCCTCCTCGACCTGTACCGCAAGCTGCGTCCGGGCGAGCCCCCGACGCGCGAGGCGGCGCAGACGCTGCTCGACAACCTCTACTTCAACCCCAAGCGCTACGACCTCGCGAAGGTCGGTCGCTACAAGCTCAACCGGAAGCTCGGCGTCGACAAGGCGCTGAAGGACTCGGTGCTGAGCCTCGACGACATCGTCGCGACGCTGAAGTTCCTCGTCACGCTCCACCACAACGAGAACGCCCAGCTCACCGGCGGCGAGCAGCGCTCCCTGCACGGCAGCCGCGACGGCGAGCAGGTCGACCTGCGCGTCGAGGTCGACGACATCGACCACTTCGGCAACCGCCGCCTGCGCAGCGTCGGCGAGCTCATCCAGAACCAGGTCCGCACCGGCCTGTCCCGGATGGAGCGCGTCGTCCGCGAGCGCATGACGACCTCCGACGTCGAGGCGATCACGCCGCAGAGCCTCATCAACATCCGCCCGGTCGTCGCTGCGATCAAGGAGTTCTTCGGGACCTCCCAGCTGTCGCAGTTCATGGACCAGAACAACCCGCTCGCCGGGCTCACCCACAAGCGCCGCCTGTCGGCGCTCGGCCCGGGTGGTCTCTCGCGCGACCGCGCGGGCTTCGAGGTCCGTGACGTCCACCCGTCGCACTACGGCCGCATGTGCCCGATCGAGACGCCCGAGGGCCCGAACATCGGTCTCATCGGCTCGCTCGCGACGTACGCGCGGATCAACTCGTTCGGCTTCGTCGAGACGCCGTACCGCCGGGTCACCGACGGCACGGTCACCGACCACGTCGACTACCTCACCGCCGACGAGGAGGACAACTTCGTCGTCGCGCAGGCGAACGCCCCGCTCGACGAGGAGAACCGCTTCGCCGAGGACCGCGTCCTCGTCCGCACCCGCGGCGGTGAGGTCGACTACGTCCACGGCGACGAGGTCGACTACATGGACGTCTCCGCCCGGCAGATCTCCTCGGTCGCCACGGCGATGATCCCGTTCCTCGAGCACGACGACTCCAACCGCGCGCTCATGGGCTCGAACATGCAGCGCCAGGCCGTGCCGCTCGTCCGCGCCGAGGCGCCGTACGTCGGCACCGGCATGGAGCTGCGCGCGGCGGTCGACGGCGGCGACGTCGTCGTCGCGGACGCGCCCGGCGTCGTGCAGGAGGTCGCGGCGGACGCCGTGACGATCCAGCAGGACGACGGTGTCACCCGCACGTACCGGGTCCACAAGTTCCGTCGCTCGAACCAGGGCACGAGCTACAACCAGCGCGTGCTCGTCGACGCCGGCCAGCGGGTCGAGGCCGGCAGCATCCTCGCCGACGGCCCCTCGACCGACGGCGGCGAGATGGCGCTGGGTCGCAACCTCCTCGTGGCGTTCATGCCGTGGGAGGGCCTCAACTACGAGGACGCGATCATCCTCAGCCAGCGCCTCGTCCAGGACGACGTCCTCTCCTCGATCCACATCGAGGAGCACGAGGTCGACGCCCGCGACACGAAGCTGGGCCCCGAGGAGATCACCCGGGACATCCCGAACGTCGGCGAGGAGGTCCTCGCGGACCTCGACGAGCGCGGCATCATCCGCATCGGCGCCGAGGTCGTCCCCGGCGACATCCTCGTCGGCAAGGTGACGCCCAAGGGCGAGACCGAGCTGACCCCGGAGGAGCGGCTGCTCCGCGCGATCTTCGGCGAGAAGGCGCGCGAGGTCCGCGACACGAGCCTCAAGGTCCCGCACGGCGAGACGGGCACCGTCATCGGCGTCCGGCTCTTCGACCGCGACGAGGGCGACGAGCTCCCGCCGGGCGTCAACCAGCTGGTCCGGGTGTACGTCGCCCAGAAGCGCAAGATCACCGACGGCGACAAGCTCGCCGGCCGTCACGGCAACAAGGGCGTCATCTCGAAGATCCTGCCCGTCGAGGACATGCCGTTCCTCGAGGACGGGACCCCGGTCGACGTCGTCCTCAACCCGCTCGGCGTGCCCGGCCGCATGAACATCGGCCAGATCCTCGAGCTCCACCTCGGCTGGATCGCCAGCCAGGGCTGGAAGATCGAGGGGACGCCGGAGTGGGCGGGCCGTCTGCCCGACACGGTCAACGAGGCGCCCCCCGGCACCAAGGTCGCGAGCCCCGTCTTCGACGGGGCGACCGAGGACGAGGTCACGGGCCTGCTGACCGCGACGCTGCCGAACCGCGACGGCGACCGCCTGGTCGACGCCGACGGCAAGGCGCGCCTGCTCGACGGCCGCTCCGGCGAGCCGTTCCCGGACCCCGTGTCCGTCGGCTACATGTACATCCTCAAGCTCCACCACCTGGTCGACGACAAGATCCACGCCCGCTCGACCGGCCCCTACTCGATGATCACGCAGCAGCCCCTGGGCGGTAAGGCCCAGTTCGGCGGCCAGCGGTTCGGCGAGATGGAGGTGTGGGCGCTCGAGGCGTACGGCGCCAGCTACGCGCTGCAGGAGCTGCTCACCATCAAGTCCGACGACGTCCTCGGCCGGGTCAAGGTCTACGAGGCGATCGTCAAGGGCGACAACATCCCCGAGCCCGGGATCCCCGAGTCGTTCAAGGTCCTCATCAAGGAGATGCAGTCCCTGTGTCTCAACGTCGAGGTGCTGTCGAGCGACGGCACGTCGATCGAGATGCGCGACTCCGACGACGACGTGTTCCGCGCTGCGGAGGAGCTCGGCATCGACCTGTCCCGGCGCGAGCCGAGCAGCGTCGAAGAGGTCTGA
- the rplA gene encoding 50S ribosomal protein L1 → MKRSKAYRAAAEKIDAERLYTPGEAVRLVQQTATTTYDATVEVALRLGVDPRKADQMVRGTVNLPHGTGKTARVLVFATGDRAQQALDAGADHVGSDDMIEKVQGGWLDFDAVVATPDLMGKVGRLGKVLGPRGLMPNPKTGTVTMDVAKAVSDIKGGKIEFRVDKHANLHFIIGKASFDAEKLAENYAAAMDEVMRLKPSAAKGRYVKKATMASSMGPGVPLDPSATSATEAATA, encoded by the coding sequence ATGAAGCGCAGCAAGGCCTACCGCGCCGCCGCCGAGAAGATCGACGCCGAGCGCCTCTACACCCCCGGCGAGGCGGTCCGCCTCGTCCAGCAGACCGCCACGACGACGTACGACGCGACCGTCGAGGTCGCCCTGCGGCTGGGCGTCGACCCCCGCAAGGCCGACCAGATGGTCCGCGGCACCGTCAACCTGCCGCACGGCACGGGCAAGACCGCCCGGGTCCTGGTCTTCGCCACCGGTGACCGTGCGCAGCAGGCCCTCGACGCCGGCGCCGACCACGTCGGCTCGGACGACATGATCGAGAAGGTGCAGGGCGGCTGGCTCGACTTCGACGCCGTCGTCGCCACCCCCGACCTCATGGGCAAGGTCGGCCGTCTCGGCAAGGTGCTGGGCCCCCGCGGTCTCATGCCGAACCCGAAGACCGGCACGGTGACGATGGACGTCGCGAAGGCCGTCTCCGACATCAAGGGCGGCAAGATCGAGTTCCGCGTCGACAAGCACGCGAACCTCCACTTCATCATCGGCAAGGCGTCCTTCGACGCCGAGAAGCTGGCGGAGAACTACGCCGCGGCCATGGACGAGGTCATGCGCCTCAAGCCGAGTGCGGCCAAGGGCCGCTACGTGAAGAAGGCGACCATGGCCTCCTCCATGGGGCCGGGCGTCCCGCTCGACCCCAGCGCGACGAGCGCCACCGAGGCCGCGACCGCCTGA
- the rplK gene encoding 50S ribosomal protein L11, protein MPPKKKKVTGVIKLQIKAGAANPAPPIGPALGAAGVNIMEFCKAYNAATESQRGNIVPVEITVFEDRSFTFITKTPPAAELIKKAAGIDKGSGTPHTVKVATISRDQVRSIAETKMADLNATDVDQAAKIIAGTARSMGVTVSD, encoded by the coding sequence GTGCCCCCCAAGAAGAAGAAGGTCACCGGAGTCATCAAGCTCCAGATCAAGGCCGGTGCCGCGAACCCCGCGCCGCCGATCGGCCCCGCCCTCGGTGCCGCCGGCGTCAACATCATGGAGTTCTGCAAGGCCTACAACGCGGCGACCGAGTCGCAGCGCGGCAACATCGTGCCGGTCGAGATCACCGTGTTCGAGGACCGCTCGTTCACGTTCATCACGAAGACCCCGCCCGCCGCCGAGCTCATCAAGAAGGCCGCCGGCATCGACAAGGGCTCCGGCACCCCGCACACCGTCAAGGTCGCCACCATCAGCCGAGACCAGGTGCGCTCCATCGCCGAGACGAAGATGGCCGACCTCAACGCCACCGACGTCGACCAGGCCGCCAAGATCATCGCCGGCACCGCCCGGAGCATGGGCGTCACCGTCTCCGACTGA
- the rplL gene encoding 50S ribosomal protein L7/L12, which translates to MAKLSADELLEQFKDMTLIELSEFVKKFEETFEVTAAAPVAVAAAGGAAAGGGEAAAAEEQDEFDVVLEAAGDKKIQVIKEVRALTSLGLKEAKDLVDGAPKAVLEKVDKDAANAAKEKLEAAGATVTVK; encoded by the coding sequence ATGGCGAAGCTCAGCGCCGACGAGCTGCTCGAGCAGTTCAAGGACATGACCCTCATCGAGCTCAGCGAGTTCGTGAAGAAGTTCGAGGAGACCTTCGAGGTCACCGCCGCCGCCCCGGTCGCCGTCGCGGCCGCCGGTGGTGCCGCCGCCGGTGGCGGCGAGGCCGCCGCCGCGGAGGAGCAGGACGAGTTCGACGTCGTCCTCGAGGCCGCCGGCGACAAGAAGATCCAGGTCATCAAGGAGGTGCGCGCGCTCACGAGCCTCGGCCTCAAGGAGGCCAAGGACCTCGTCGACGGCGCCCCCAAGGCCGTCCTGGAGAAGGTCGACAAGGACGCCGCCAACGCGGCCAAGGAGAAGCTCGAGGCGGCCGGCGCCACCGTCACCGTCAAGTGA
- a CDS encoding ABC transporter ATP-binding protein — MTPDATLPAGTDLAVRVRGLRKSYRVGRATVRDAVAGVDLDVARGEILALLGPNGAGKSTTTEVLEGIRHRDAGEVDVLGRDPWQAPLSWRARVGVVLQDTSEPVDLTVAELVHHWTRLSPHPRDADEVIDLVGLTEKARARVPSLSGGQRRRLDVALAVVGRPELLFLDEPTTGFDPAARRAFWDFVEGLREEGTTILLTTHYLDEAARLADRVAVIAGGRLVACDPPETLGGALREESTVTWRDADGLAHAHATRTPTRLVRSLPTGPDGEVTDLQVARLSLEDVYLHLIGGAADDARVADPATPTDDLEEAVR, encoded by the coding sequence ATGACACCGGACGCCACACTCCCCGCCGGCACGGACCTCGCGGTCCGCGTCCGCGGGCTCCGCAAGTCCTACCGCGTCGGCCGCGCGACGGTGCGGGACGCCGTCGCGGGCGTCGACCTCGACGTCGCCCGCGGCGAGATCCTCGCCCTGCTCGGCCCGAACGGCGCCGGCAAGTCGACGACGACGGAGGTCCTCGAGGGCATCCGCCACCGCGACGCCGGCGAGGTCGACGTCCTCGGCCGCGACCCCTGGCAGGCGCCGCTGTCGTGGCGAGCCCGGGTCGGCGTCGTCCTCCAGGACACGTCCGAGCCGGTCGACCTCACCGTCGCCGAGCTCGTCCACCACTGGACGCGCCTGTCCCCCCACCCCCGCGACGCCGACGAGGTCATCGACCTCGTCGGGCTCACCGAGAAGGCCCGGGCGCGGGTGCCGTCGCTGTCCGGCGGGCAGCGGCGCCGGCTCGACGTCGCGCTCGCCGTCGTCGGCCGCCCCGAGCTGCTGTTCCTCGACGAGCCGACGACCGGCTTCGACCCCGCCGCCCGCCGCGCCTTCTGGGACTTCGTCGAGGGGCTGCGCGAGGAGGGCACGACGATCCTCCTCACGACGCACTACCTCGACGAGGCCGCGCGGCTGGCCGACCGGGTCGCCGTCATCGCCGGCGGCCGGCTCGTCGCCTGCGACCCGCCGGAGACCCTCGGCGGCGCGCTGCGCGAGGAGTCGACCGTCACGTGGCGCGACGCGGACGGGCTCGCGCACGCCCACGCCACCCGCACCCCCACCCGCCTCGTCCGCTCGCTGCCGACCGGACCCGACGGCGAGGTCACCGACCTGCAGGTCGCCCGCCTGTCCCTGGAGGACGTCTACCTCCACCTCATCGGCGGCGCCGCCGACGACGCCCGGGTCGCGGACCCCGCGACCCCCACCGACGACCTCGAGGAGGCCGTGCGATGA
- a CDS encoding pyridoxal phosphate-dependent aminotransferase, producing MGRMSATDTTAAPARVSARVGGISESATLAVDAKAKALKAQGRPVIGFGAGEPDFPTPPEVVEAAVAAAHEPAMHRYTPAGGLPALKEAIAAKTARDSGYEVKASQVLVTNGGKQAVYEAFATLLDPGDEVLLPAPYWTTYPEAVRLAGGVPVEVFAGPEQGYLVNVDQLERARTARTKILLFCSPSNPTGAVYPREHVEAIGRWALEHGVWVVTDEIYEHLTYDGVEAASMPVVVPELADTCVVLNGVAKTYAMTGWRVGWLLGPADVVKAATNLQSHLSSNVANVSQRAALAAVSGPLDAAHAMREAFDRRRRTMVRMLEEIDGVSCPVPQGAFYAYPDVRGVLGREVAGRTPTTSAELAEIVLEEAEVAVVPGEAFGPSGYLRLSYALGDDDLVEGVGRLQRLLGTV from the coding sequence ATGGGCCGCATGAGCGCGACCGACACGACCGCCGCCCCCGCCCGCGTCTCCGCCCGCGTCGGGGGCATCAGCGAGTCCGCGACACTCGCGGTCGACGCCAAGGCGAAGGCGCTGAAGGCGCAGGGCCGCCCGGTCATCGGCTTCGGCGCCGGCGAGCCGGACTTCCCCACCCCGCCCGAGGTCGTCGAGGCCGCGGTCGCCGCCGCGCACGAGCCCGCCATGCACCGCTACACGCCCGCCGGGGGGCTGCCCGCGCTCAAGGAGGCGATCGCGGCGAAGACCGCCCGCGACTCCGGCTACGAGGTGAAGGCCTCGCAGGTGCTCGTCACCAACGGCGGCAAGCAGGCCGTGTACGAGGCCTTCGCGACCCTCCTCGACCCCGGCGACGAGGTGCTGCTGCCGGCGCCGTACTGGACGACGTACCCCGAGGCGGTCCGGCTCGCGGGCGGGGTGCCCGTCGAGGTCTTCGCCGGGCCGGAGCAGGGCTACCTCGTGAACGTCGACCAGCTCGAGCGCGCCCGCACCGCCCGGACCAAGATCCTCCTGTTCTGCTCGCCGTCGAACCCCACCGGCGCGGTGTACCCGCGCGAGCACGTCGAGGCGATCGGCCGCTGGGCGCTCGAGCACGGCGTGTGGGTCGTGACGGACGAGATCTACGAGCACCTGACGTACGACGGCGTCGAGGCGGCCTCGATGCCGGTCGTCGTCCCCGAGCTCGCCGACACGTGCGTCGTCCTCAACGGCGTTGCCAAGACGTACGCGATGACGGGCTGGCGCGTCGGCTGGCTCCTCGGTCCGGCCGACGTCGTGAAGGCCGCGACGAACCTCCAGTCGCACCTGTCGAGCAACGTCGCCAACGTCTCCCAGCGCGCGGCGCTCGCCGCGGTCAGCGGACCGCTCGACGCCGCCCACGCCATGCGCGAGGCGTTCGACCGGCGCCGCCGGACGATGGTCCGGATGCTCGAGGAGATCGACGGCGTCAGCTGCCCGGTCCCGCAGGGTGCGTTCTACGCCTACCCGGACGTGCGGGGCGTCCTCGGCCGCGAGGTCGCCGGCCGCACGCCGACGACGTCGGCGGAGCTCGCCGAGATCGTCCTCGAGGAGGCGGAGGTGGCGGTGGTGCCGGGCGAGGCGTTCGGGCCGAGCGGCTACCTGCGACTCAGCTACGCCCTCGGCGACGACGACCTCGTGGAGGGCGTGGGACGCCTCCAGCGCCTGCTCGGCACGGTCTGA